A part of Streptomyces sp. NBC_01497 genomic DNA contains:
- a CDS encoding DAK2 domain-containing protein: protein MPHTLDAAAVRTWCARALDALGRNREEIDAINVYPVADGDTGTNLYLTAESAARAVEAVFAAHGTGDGEPAPEDAVRAMAHGALIGARGNSGTILAQLLRGMAEVLADGGTDTAAPGGSGPGVAAGHLTRALTRAAVSAREAVVHPVEGTILTVADAAAASARAATAAPDTGAVARAAYEGARAALDATPGQLAALGSAGVVDAGGLGLVAVLGALMETVTGQAPPASPARPRPAQQAGEDAACPPGPGEGRSPAFEVIYLLEADDDALGRLRSRLDALGDCLVVGGGGGLWKVHVHTDDAGAVVEAGIEAGRPYRIRVSHLTPHPPASWDGTGQVTGAGGAPPPGGAGEPAQRAVVAVVPGEGLAGLCEQAGATTLLVHAGEPPASGELVEAIRRAHAREIVLLPNDAGLRHTAAAAAAQARAEGVRVALIPTRAAVQGIAALAVHQPERRFDEDVVAMTSAAGATRYGELAVAERMAWTTAGICQAGDVLGLIDGDIAVIGADLAATATAVLDRMLAAGGELVTLVLGDDVPGALAELLEAHVRGGHLAVDTVVHRGGGRTAPLLIGVE, encoded by the coding sequence GTGCCGCACACCCTCGACGCCGCAGCGGTGCGGACCTGGTGCGCACGGGCGCTCGACGCGCTCGGCAGGAACCGCGAGGAGATCGACGCGATCAACGTCTATCCCGTGGCGGACGGCGACACCGGGACGAACCTCTACCTGACGGCCGAGTCCGCGGCGCGGGCGGTGGAGGCGGTCTTCGCGGCGCACGGCACCGGCGACGGGGAACCCGCGCCCGAGGACGCCGTACGGGCCATGGCGCACGGCGCCCTGATCGGCGCCCGGGGCAACTCCGGCACGATCCTCGCCCAACTCCTGCGCGGCATGGCCGAGGTGCTCGCCGACGGCGGCACGGACACGGCAGCGCCCGGGGGGAGCGGCCCGGGCGTCGCGGCCGGACATCTCACCCGCGCTCTCACCCGGGCCGCCGTGTCGGCCAGGGAAGCCGTCGTCCACCCGGTCGAGGGAACGATCCTCACCGTCGCGGACGCCGCGGCCGCCTCCGCGCGTGCCGCCACCGCGGCCCCGGACACCGGTGCCGTGGCCCGGGCGGCGTACGAAGGGGCCCGCGCCGCGCTCGACGCGACCCCCGGCCAGCTCGCCGCCCTCGGCAGCGCCGGCGTGGTCGACGCGGGCGGCCTCGGGCTGGTCGCGGTCCTCGGCGCCCTGATGGAGACCGTCACCGGACAGGCGCCCCCCGCTTCGCCCGCCCGTCCGCGCCCGGCCCAGCAGGCGGGGGAGGACGCCGCCTGCCCGCCCGGGCCTGGTGAAGGCCGGAGCCCTGCCTTCGAGGTGATCTACCTGCTGGAGGCGGACGACGACGCCCTGGGGCGGCTGCGAAGCCGCCTGGACGCGCTCGGCGACTGCCTGGTCGTCGGGGGCGGCGGCGGACTGTGGAAGGTCCACGTGCACACCGACGACGCGGGCGCCGTCGTGGAGGCCGGGATCGAGGCGGGCCGCCCGTACCGGATCCGCGTCAGCCACCTCACCCCGCATCCGCCCGCGTCCTGGGATGGGACCGGGCAGGTCACGGGGGCCGGGGGAGCCCCGCCGCCCGGCGGGGCCGGGGAACCGGCGCAGCGGGCCGTCGTCGCCGTCGTACCCGGCGAGGGGCTCGCGGGACTCTGCGAGCAGGCGGGCGCCACCACGCTCCTCGTGCACGCCGGGGAGCCGCCCGCCAGCGGTGAACTCGTCGAGGCGATCCGGCGCGCGCACGCACGTGAGATCGTCCTGCTGCCCAACGACGCCGGGCTGCGCCACACCGCAGCCGCGGCCGCCGCGCAGGCACGTGCCGAGGGCGTCCGGGTCGCGCTGATCCCGACCCGCGCCGCCGTCCAGGGCATCGCCGCGCTCGCCGTGCACCAGCCGGAGCGCCGCTTCGACGAGGACGTCGTCGCGATGACCTCGGCGGCGGGCGCCACCCGCTACGGGGAACTCGCCGTGGCCGAACGCATGGCCTGGACCACGGCGGGCATCTGCCAGGCCGGGGACGTGCTCGGTCTGATCGACGGGGACATCGCCGTGATCGGCGCCGACCTCGCGGCCACCGCCACGGCCGTCCTGGACCGCATGCTCGCGGCGGGCGGCGAACTCGTCACGCTCGTCCTCGGCGACGACGTCCCCGGCGCCCTCGCCGAACTCCTCGAAGCCCATGTCCGCGGCGGTCACCTTGCCGTCGACACCGTCGTGCACCGGGGCGGCGGCAGGACGGCGCCGCTGCTCATCGGCGTCGAATGA
- the thiD gene encoding bifunctional hydroxymethylpyrimidine kinase/phosphomethylpyrimidine kinase, whose protein sequence is MSVPGRAAATVPPPRVLTVAGSDSGGGAGIQADLKTMLALGVHGMSVVTAVTAQNSLGVQGAWDLPVEAVRAQYRSVVDDIGVQAVKTGMLSSAAIVTAVAELLAGTEAPVVVDPVGISKHGDALLAPSALDAVRTALLPTATVATPNLDEVAALTGVRVAGEDDLRRAAEAVLALGPRWALIKGGHLPGDAVDLLTDGTEEHWLRAPRLDNRHTHGTGCTLASAIAAGLASGADVVTAVRAAKDYVTGAVRHGFALGGGIGPVDHGWRTR, encoded by the coding sequence ATGAGCGTCCCAGGCCGAGCAGCCGCAACCGTCCCGCCGCCCCGTGTCCTGACCGTCGCCGGTTCCGACTCCGGCGGCGGCGCGGGCATCCAGGCCGATCTGAAGACCATGCTCGCCCTCGGGGTGCACGGCATGAGCGTCGTCACGGCGGTCACCGCGCAGAACTCGCTGGGCGTGCAGGGCGCGTGGGACCTGCCCGTGGAGGCCGTACGGGCCCAGTACCGCAGCGTCGTCGACGACATCGGCGTCCAGGCCGTGAAGACCGGGATGCTGTCCTCCGCCGCGATCGTCACCGCCGTCGCCGAACTCCTCGCGGGCACCGAGGCGCCGGTGGTCGTGGACCCCGTCGGCATCTCCAAGCACGGCGACGCGCTCCTCGCCCCCTCCGCGCTCGACGCCGTGCGGACCGCGCTCCTGCCCACCGCGACGGTCGCCACCCCGAACCTGGACGAGGTGGCCGCGCTGACCGGCGTGCGGGTCGCCGGCGAGGACGACCTGCGACGGGCCGCGGAGGCGGTGCTCGCGCTCGGCCCCCGCTGGGCGCTGATCAAGGGCGGCCACCTGCCCGGTGACGCCGTGGACCTGCTCACCGACGGCACCGAGGAGCACTGGCTGCGCGCGCCGCGCCTCGACAACCGGCACACGCACGGCACCGGCTGCACGCTCGCCTCCGCGATCGCCGCGGGCCTGGCCTCCGGAGCGGACGTCGTCACGGCCGTGCGGGCCGCCAAGGACTACGTGACCGGCGCCGTCCGCCACGGATTCGCGCTCGGCGGGGGCATCGGCCCCGTCGACCACGGCTGGCGCACGCGGTAG
- a CDS encoding thiamine-phosphate kinase — protein sequence MKGTVGELGEFGLIDKLTSRLTTTPAVRLGPGDDAAVVAAPDGRVVASTDLLLEGRHFRRDWSTAYDVGRKSAAQNLADIAAMGAVPTALLLGLVVPAELPVTWPTELMDGIRDECQVAGAAVVGGDVVRGDSITIAITALGDLRGHEPVTRSGARPGDIVAYTGWLGWSAAGLAVLSRGFRSPRAFVEAHRRPEPPYHAGPAAAGLGATAMTDVSDGLVADLGHIAQGSNVRIDLGSGRVDIPSQMNDIGQAVGIDPLQWVLTGGEDHAIVATFPPEVKLPARWKVIGEVRGPAGRPQVTVDGAPWTGKGGWDHFNDTQT from the coding sequence GTGAAGGGAACCGTGGGGGAGCTCGGGGAGTTCGGGCTGATCGACAAGCTCACCTCCCGGCTCACCACCACCCCGGCGGTCCGGCTCGGACCCGGCGACGACGCCGCGGTCGTGGCCGCGCCCGACGGCAGGGTCGTGGCCAGTACGGATCTGCTGCTCGAAGGACGGCACTTCCGCCGGGACTGGTCGACGGCTTACGACGTGGGCCGCAAGTCCGCCGCGCAGAACCTCGCCGACATCGCGGCCATGGGCGCGGTGCCCACGGCCCTGCTGCTCGGCCTCGTGGTGCCCGCGGAACTCCCCGTCACCTGGCCCACGGAACTCATGGACGGCATTCGCGACGAGTGCCAGGTCGCGGGCGCGGCCGTGGTCGGCGGCGACGTCGTACGCGGGGACTCCATCACCATCGCCATCACCGCGCTCGGCGACCTGCGGGGCCACGAACCCGTCACGCGGTCCGGTGCACGGCCCGGCGACATCGTCGCGTACACCGGCTGGCTGGGCTGGTCGGCCGCGGGGCTCGCGGTGCTCTCCCGGGGCTTTCGTTCGCCGCGCGCCTTCGTCGAGGCGCACCGCAGGCCGGAACCGCCGTACCACGCGGGCCCCGCGGCGGCCGGGCTCGGAGCCACCGCCATGACCGACGTCAGCGACGGACTCGTCGCCGACCTCGGGCACATCGCCCAGGGCAGCAACGTCCGGATCGACCTGGGCTCCGGACGCGTCGACATCCCCTCGCAGATGAACGACATCGGCCAGGCCGTCGGCATCGACCCCCTGCAGTGGGTCCTCACCGGCGGCGAGGACCACGCGATCGTCGCGACCTTCCCGCCCGAGGTGAAGCTGCCCGCGCGGTGGAAGGTGATCGGCGAGGTGCGCGGCCCGGCCGGGCGGCCGCAGGTGACGGTCGACGGCGCCCCCTGGACCGGCAAGGGGGGCTGGGACCACTTCAACGACACGCAAACGTAG
- a CDS encoding Lrp/AsnC family transcriptional regulator, whose translation MVQAYILIQTDVGRATAVAETVSALDGVIQAEDVTGPYDVIVRAQADTVDELGRMVVARIQRVDGITRTLTCPVVHL comes from the coding sequence GTGGTACAGGCGTACATCCTCATTCAGACCGACGTGGGCAGAGCGACGGCCGTCGCCGAGACCGTCTCCGCTCTCGACGGCGTGATACAGGCCGAGGACGTCACCGGCCCCTACGACGTGATCGTGCGCGCGCAGGCGGACACGGTCGACGAACTGGGCCGCATGGTGGTCGCAAGGATCCAGCGGGTGGACGGCATCACCCGTACCCTGACCTGTCCGGTCGTGCATCTGTAG
- a CDS encoding DUF3515 domain-containing protein translates to MTPFRRRRPGRRLPGSLFVSLPAVAVLCVAGCSGSGSAPRAAVPEPPRDQVRVCEALHKQLPAKVGGQSRRDPEPSSQLTAGWGTGDASIVLRCGIPRPKEMSDPRSEAVDADGVNWLVQQSSSGQTFTTTYRSAYVQVTMGAKFAQDGTPIALFAGAVKKTDPSTL, encoded by the coding sequence GTGACACCTTTCCGCCGAAGGCGCCCCGGGCGCAGGCTACCGGGCTCCCTGTTCGTGTCGTTGCCCGCCGTCGCCGTGCTGTGCGTCGCGGGCTGTTCCGGCTCGGGCTCCGCGCCCCGCGCGGCGGTGCCCGAGCCGCCGCGGGACCAGGTGCGGGTGTGCGAGGCGCTGCACAAGCAGCTGCCGGCGAAGGTCGGCGGGCAGAGCAGGCGCGACCCGGAACCGAGTTCGCAGCTCACGGCGGGATGGGGTACGGGGGACGCGTCGATCGTGCTGCGCTGCGGGATCCCGCGGCCGAAGGAGATGAGCGATCCCCGGTCCGAGGCCGTGGACGCGGACGGCGTGAACTGGCTGGTGCAGCAGTCCTCGTCGGGCCAGACGTTCACGACCACCTACCGCAGCGCGTACGTCCAGGTCACCATGGGCGCGAAGTTCGCCCAGGACGGCACTCCGATCGCCCTGTTCGCGGGGGCCGTGAAGAAGACGGACCCGTCGACGCTGTAG